The genomic DNA AGTACAGGGATGAGCACTAACACCAAGGTCCACCCTCGTTTCTTTCTTACTGAAGTCAACCCGTCTACTGCCCACTTTTCAGAATGACTCCCTTGGGCTTCAAATAATCCACCGATCTCTAtgagagggaagggagggatGGAAGCTGGATGATCAATGGGGCCAGAGCTACAGCAGACATTGGCCATCGGCCAGAAGCTCTGGCAGTGCCCCTGATTGCAGATTAAGATGTATAAATTCCATCTAACATGTTAAAAGAACCATCCCCATTGGTCCCAATTTATTATGATTACTTAATGagttttatgtaaatgtttttactgTCTTGAAGCCATCAAGGTGCTTACTGTGTTAGTGACAGCGGAGCAGCTCCAGGATGTTTCTAGATGGCATCATCATCACAATTTGTCTCTCTGCGCAACCGTTAAACGGCAGATTTGAACCAAATACAAATCGAAATAGTCTTTATGTAATCACTGCATTTAAGGGGCAGGTTTTCCTCCAAGTAATCAAACTTATACCCTACTGAAAATTACAACATGTAAAATGTGATCCTTGGAGTGACTGTATCATGAAGAGAGTGGATTTGTACAGATGTTTGtgattgtatgtgtgtttgaatcCAACTGTGTGTTGTGTCCTGCTCTCTGCCTGCAGATTTCCATATGGGACAGTTTCATGTGGTGGTGGGGATCTGAAGAAGTCGGAGcgataagaagaagaaaaaagccgATGGGCGCCAAAGTGACCCTGAAACCCAAAATCAAAGAGTGATTCGTACACAGCTGTTTAAAGCATTAACTGTCACAACAACAGGTTTCTGAATAAAGAAACAGTCTCAATGTACTTTGCATTTAATAATAAACAGATACAGAATGTTACACTTAATCCAATTTGTCTGTATTGtacaatgtaatttttttttggcagggcatgctttattaaaaaaaaaattatcatattttaaaTCACTCAAATCTACCTTTTAGAATCAACGCTTTAGAAGTGTCCCTTCCCACCACATTGCAACCTAGCCTTTTAAAAAGTGTGCCCCTATTAAACACAAACTTCTAAGATaattaaaagcaaaaacttTACACTTTACAGATTATTTCCCATCTTAGAATGAAAAAGATATGTATTTTGGATTACAATTTGTTATGGTTTCAATAAACTTGCTCATCCCCCTTCAAATAAAACACGCTATATGTGATAGTATGTGACCTACAGAGACCTCTGTCGGTTAACATGTGCCTCTGATACCAGTAATACAgtgtgaataaataataataaggaCATAAGTAGGCTCTCGCAGCTTTAGCGGCATCCACACTCCTTCACCACCACATTTTCAAAAGGCCTGACTTGAGTCAGATCTTCAATGAAGTCCACCACCTCCAGGGCTTCGTAGGCCACAGGCACACAGCACGGTGGCCGCTCATCAGCACTCCGACTCGCCGCCCTCTCACTCTCAATGTGGGAGTTGAGTAGGACGGCGTGGTTGGTGGGATTAACCAGTGGGACAGCACACGTGCCATGGCAGTTGTCAATGTTGGCAGTGTTTGGAGCCAAAAGATGCCTTTCAAGGGACACAGTGAGGCTCCGCAGTCCACATATGTTGGCTCCCCCTGGGCTGCTGGGGCCAGCTCTGGCTGTCCGCTGTCCTCTCTTCAACGCATACGTACGAGCCACTGTCTGGAGGGCCTTCAGCAGGAGAAATGCACGGTACTGGCTCTCTCCTGTTCTATGcagaagaggaaacagaaatatcagtTAACTAGAAGTACCGCGTGGTGGTTATATGCCTCCGCTTTAAAGTAGGTAAGGCTCCTAAGAAGCTACGATATGGtacactggatcactgtgagctcacagtaaTTAAGGCCGCAGCACCTTTTGACTTCCAGCGAATCAGTTCACCCTCGAGTCGAAGCGTAGTTTTGTGCTAAATTTGACAAAGTTCCCTCAGTTCATTCGTGATATAttgaccttgacctttgacctccaaaATGTAATCAGTTTATCCTTGAGTCCAAGTGGACCTATgtaccaaatttgaagaaactcCCTTAAGGCATTCTTGAGATTGCAATAACATTGAGGTTGcaatgacctttgaccttggACTGCCAAAATCTAATCAGACAGTGTATCAGCACATACAGATATTTGTGCCAAATATAACGAAATTCCCTCGCGGTGTTCTTGAGCTTTTGCGTTCACAAGATGTTAGGTTCcaatgacctttgacctcagctCATCGTTGAGTCCAAGTGTGGGTTTGTGCCAGATTTGATGAAAATCCCTGAAGGTGTTCTTGAGATATCAGTTCATGAGACAGGGGGTTGCTGTGACCTTTGACTTTTGACCTCCAAAATTGAATCAGGTCATCCTTGAGTCAGAGTGGACATTTGTGCAACCTTTGAATCAAAACCCCTAAAAGCGTTCACGAGATATCACGTTCGCAAAAATATGGACGACCCATAATGCCTCCAGCCCTGGCTATTGCTGCCAAAAATGATGATACAGGATCTTGATACTAAGAACATCCGTGTTTGTTTGTCAGATGTGCTCATGCAAATACTATTTTACCTCTATAAGCAAAGGagttactgtagttactgtagtAGTTGCCATGGGTTTTAATTTAAATCAACCTTAACATTCACAGACAAATAGTATGAAATAATGATTGTAACATCCACTATTATATGctattttaatataaataatacatttaaaaaatccatGTTTGGAACATGACAGGGCTGTCAATTCACGGGGTACTTAAGGTCGCCTGACAGGGCTGTGAGGGAGCATGTGACTGAAACATTTGGGAACAGTTGCTTTAGGAGACTGTTGACACACATCACCTGTTGCCGGTTCCTCCTTGGGAAAGGCGCTGAGCTCTCTGAGCCTCCCCAGCCTCTCCGCGGCCCTGTGACCAACATCCTCCTCCCTTATTACCTCCGTTATCTGCATCACAGTCTGCTCCAGcctctgcctgagctcctccgcCAGTGCAGGAGACAGGGCCAGCTCTCTACGATGCACCTGAGACATGGAGCAACaggtagagaaggagaagatggtGAGGGCCGAGGAGTTGATCAATCCTGCCAGCAGGGTGTCGCTGGAGGATACGCCCAGTGTGAGGGGAGGCATGGACTGTAAGGAGGTCAGCTGGAGCGGAGGGGACTCAGGCTGGCCCCGAGGCGTGACATCACCCAGGAACCGCTTCAGCtcacagaggaaggaggaggtcTGCGAAGAGCCTGaaccatgtgtgtgtctgaggaaTAGAGTAAAAGAGTGTTACTGAGCACCGCTCTGACAGTAGTCTGGTAATATTTAAACAGGGAACATGAGAGCTGAGACTACCTTGTATCAGTTCCTCTTCCCCCTGAGAAAAGCAGAAGTGGAATCAAGCCGATGCTACTTCCTGATTTTCCACCAGTAAGGACGTCTCTTAACCTTTGCTCTGCAAAGACAGGAAATGTGTCACATGCTTTCAGCATGAACAAGACATTATATCTTACTCATGTCATCTCTTACTCATATCAGGGGATTTCGTGTCAGCAGAAATCCTCCAGTTCTGGTGAACGTTGTCCTCTGATGCCTTTCCCGTCAGCATCATGTACTGTGTTTCCCCTGAAATGCACACAGACTAGAGGAGACAGCGACAGGAAGACCACAGAAACACTTTAAGAACTCTGGGACAGTTTCAATTCATGCATTACTCACACCAGACCTTTTATTTACCTGTGTGTTAGGCTGCAGCAACTGACTAGTAAACATGAAGTCCAGGTTTCCACCACTGAGGGGACTTTTAAATGCCAAGAGCAGCACAGGCTTCTGCTCGAGAGAAGGTGACTGcgggaggtcaaaggtcaactttagggctcctctctcatcttcctctgacAGGTGCACTGATGGAGATAACAGGGCACGCTGTTAGATAAAcaagatttaaacaaaaatgatcGCAATCAGAGTACAGTTACCTGCAGCTGGATGCAAAGCCTCCAAACCATTTCTGCTTGCTTCCTTAGTGAGCTCGAACAGGACCGAGCCCGACGGATCATCAGTTGCTGTGCAGATTCCAAACAGGGTCAAACTGCGGTTTGTGAGTTCACCGCCACTCCCCACCGCCTCACGCAACGCCGCCAATATGTCATCCACAAAGCACGGCGCATGATGAGGCACATGATTTTTAATTTCCAAACCATCTCCGGCCTCTGTGGAACTCGCTGCATAGTGATCTCCTTTGATTCaattagaaaaacatcaaattacATTACACAGCTAGATGCAGGAAATGCATGCAAACAATCCAATTTTTTGCACAGATCAAGTAAACTTCAAGAGGTTTACTTGGTTCCCGACCTGTCATCTCGGGGTCGTGGGGCGGGATCAGCGGCTGTCCGTGTGAGACGTGCAGGGCCACACAGAGCCTGGTCCAGCAGAGCATCAAGGCTCCACAGTAGAAGACATCCACACCTAACATGCtgcactgtctgtctgtttgttgctCCGTCTGTGTGGTCGGACGTTTTTCGCAATTTGAGGGTTGTTATGAATGGGTCAAGCTCATGGGGATGGGAGTTGTATCCTCCCACCTTCCATTCTCACTAACACTGGAACACACTGCCAAAATAGGAAAGAAATGCCAAAAGCGGAAAAAACATTTGTCCTTGATCTGGACTGTTTGATACGTTTTCTGCCTAGAAAGGTGCTTTTTTTCACCTCTAGAAGGCCGTTGtggactcacacacactcacatacacacacacacacacacacacacacacacacacacagatcgtCCCTTTCTGTAGATTAATGGAGATGAGTTCAGATACTGAAGGGAGGGTTCATGATTATTGTAGCTTTATCATTCTAGTTAGATATAGAAGACAAGGTCAGGTTTCTTCGCTGAAATTCAAATAACTAAGCTGCACAGGGATGAAAAATCAGTGAAAAGAACAGTCAAGAATGAACTGAGCTTACACACCTGAAGTGCAGAACTAAAATTGGTGCGCACGTCgatgaaaaaatacatacagtttAAGGAGGTCTGATTTAAATCTCTTTAagttattattgtattattgtttTCACACGGTCTGTTCCCTTGTGCCGCTGCATCAATTGGCTTTCTCCCACACCGGATCAATAAAGGTACAGCTTATCTGTTTTGTCTGACGATGAAGCTCGCAGCAAAAAGGACATTCGAGCGTCTTCTTCCAGGAGATtttaaggaacagttcaacatttGGGGGTatttgggaaatacacttatttGCTGTCATGCTGAGCATTACATGAACAGATAGATACCCCTCTTATGCATTGCAAATGAGCCATGAGATGCTTAGCTTaccttagcttagcttagcatgaacagGAACTGCTTCCTGTCCTGACAAATGTGTACTGACCTGCATACAAGTGCTTCCTGTTGCATGCAGATATTACTCTGTCATTACATTGTGCTTTGAACTTTTTGGGGGGtattttatggctttatttCACTGGAAACCAGATGACAGAgcggggatgacatgcagcaaatggCCGCAGGTCAGATTCAAACCCTgggccactgcagcgaggacgtagcctctgcacatgggcagtgcactctaccaactgagctactgtgGCGCCCACATTGGGCATTGAACCTTGACCGTTTGACCTCATCTGTCACTGTGGCTTCTTTCGTTTGTTTCTCTCTGGGTATTGGACCGCCAGGTAAATGACTCTACCAGCACTTCTAAACTGAACACAACTTGTGGCTTCTTTTGGGGGGATTATTTCTCGtcttcctgtcactgtggggaTGACCACGTTTTTTACACCTTGCTATTTTGTGcagttatatttatattttgttaccAGACTGAGCCAGGCTCGCTGCTTCCAGCTGATTAGCTCATATTTAAGAGTCAtctattatgttttttgtttaaacttAAAAGTTCAAAAGTCCAGACGCTCTTCTCTCCCACAGCTCTTGAACatctcgtcagtagtcccgcctctaattcagtgactttgtgacatcacagacaaACGTATTTAGCAcagttgctctgttgttgttagcggtgctggctcaggtgtgtgggAGCTGGCCAGTCAGAGCAGACCTGATATTCAcaaggaggggccttaaagagacgggaACTAAAACGTTTCAGACAAAGCGAGAAGAAGAGAGGCGGACAGTGTGACgtgtttttgagcatttaagcatgtaaacctgtCCTAGGAGTGACCAAAAATGAGCAttatatgtctcctttaatggaCAGACCAAGTATATTTGCTAACTTCTTGTCAAAATATGTCATTACATTTATAAATCACAATCACCTCAATCAGCATTTCAGTGATGATTTTCATTTGCTCGATttgcatatatttatatatatatatatatatatatatatatatatatatatatatatatatatatttattattacaaGCATTTACTTGTACTTATTATCATTCATTTACTTATTTGTTTCTAGTGTCTGGATGAAACAAGTCCAACGGTGTCCAGCAACAAGTAACAGATCGCATGAATGGATCTGATTCCTTTCAAAGGGCCATCCCTCCCGTCGCTGCTCGCGCAGCTGCAGGCTTGTTTTGCACAGTCAAGGTCTTGGGGTGGTTTAACAGCCATGTATCCCAAGAGATAAGGCCAAGGCTTCAACTTGTACACCACAAATCCTCAGAAATGACGTGAAATTATCTAAGGGCTCCAACATGTtatcaacagcagcagtgtttccAGGAATTTCCCTTTGCAGGTACCCCATCATCTCCGTTTCTCACAGACAGCAACGTGAGGTTGATTCTGTATGTTTATGCCGTGGTGGGAATCAgggcacatttttaaatctgtaGTAATCTGGAGTTAGTCTATATATTATCCACTCAGAGGTGGAACATTGAAAGAATCTATATTTAGTAATGAAGATACTGCGGCCTCTATGTTGGAGTATTTAGACGGCTTCAGTGTCTTCAAATGTTGATAAAAATCATTTTCGGGGATTTTGTGATGGAGGAAatacaacagagaaaaaaaaaacactaactaaaaggaaagaatgaataaatgacaatataaaaaatacataaaataatgtgtatgaaataaatatatatgtgaataaataaaaaatttgaagataaacaaaaactgcttcatttattttatttgaatgcatttttctctgtatttctctattttttgtataattaattattataattattattatcattattattattattcattccTCCTGATATTTTCTTAATCTTTTATAGTTATCATTTTTTTATGGACCTCCTAAGACTCCACATGTAGGCACAACAACAAGTTCACAATTTCTCAAATGTTCATATCAATGTAGTTTGAAATAGATCAGTGGTTTTAAAACTGTCTTCTATAAAGAATTTAAGAAAGTGTATAAAAAACATGACCAGTATAGTCATATATTATGACATTGTGTTACTTCTAAATAGAATTAAAGTGAAAATAGATGATTACACTTTTTGCTCGGGACCCCCCTCATTCATATGGTGGACATatcttttatattatatatacagaTTTAAAGCTTGTTACAATGACCATGtgagtctttttttctctggcaTCACGGGttttctcatcatcatcatcatcatcactataTCTTATCAAGTCATGATAGGTTTAAACCTGTGTTGTGAAattacccaaaagtcatacttgagtacaagtaaagataaatgtgttgaagtatttgtaaaagtgaaagttgTGTACCAAAAGTACatttctggcaaaaaaaaatgctctttagCACTGTAGCCTATGGGTCAGCGGATTATTGGACCCACTTTCTAATTATCAGAAtaacttttttatttctaatcTGATTGCTGATATAATACATTAATACAAACATGTGCTACTTGGTCTCTGATGtaacatgtaatctgtaatctgtaattAGTATCtacaaatatcaaataaatgtagtggaataGTACAAAATTTAGTTCATCACGTTCCATCACTGGTGTAAACCTCGACATCTACACGTCgtccctgaggaagaggaatagGACATAAACGCCACTATACACAACAAAGTTAATTCAAATATtatatgaaacattttttattaataatcataaaacgcagaaaaaaaaacattaattccattttgtttcattataACATCTTAGGATAAAAGCACCAACACCGAAACAGTAACAATTTTATCATGAAAACCGCAGGGCCTTTTGGAAAGTAGGTTTGCCGTTATTGCACCTCAAACCTGCCCTGGCTGCACCGATCAGAGATCAACTGTACACAGACTGTAGGTCACACGAGTCCAGAGTCAGTTCACCCCCCACATAACGAGGAATCCACACAAAGGACAGTGAACCTCCTTTTAAGAAACACAAATCTAGACAGAGGCATTTGTGAGATGAGGAAGATGCTGAAAGTCTTAGCCATTTCACAGCTTCTCGAGATCAGACCGACTCATAAAGCTTTATAAAGCTGGATTTCACCGGAGAGGCTCGATGTGTGCGGCGGTGAGAAACGAGGCCTGAGGAGATCTGATGAGACAGTTGGCTGattttaccttgaaatacaCTCGCTGAGGGGGTTTCGCCCTGGTCCTGAGTTGGGTTAGAGAGGGACTTCACCATGTCGCAAAAATGTTGAATACGTTTGTGACACGCAGTAGTTTAGTAAAAGAAAACTGTTTACTTCATTACATGATTTCAAGCAATCTGGGAAGTTCCTGAGTGAAGACCTTTGGCAGGATTTAGAGTAAACAGCCTCGACTGCAAAGCTCTCGCAGATTAATAATGTACCAGGATGGAGCATGCTGGAGAACTGCATAAAAGCTTTAATTCAAATCATGCTCGTGCACCAAAGGACTTGAATAACAGCACCTCAACCCTTTGACTGATTGTACTAGTAGCTACAAAAACTGGTTGAAATATGTAATGAACTGAATCTCCGGCCAAACTGTTCTCACGTGCGCACACACCGCGCCGCCCCTCCAGGTTAGAGAAACTTCCATAGGTTAGACCGGACCGTAAGAAAGCCGCCAGGCAAGCTCGTGTTGAAGATTATTAAACCATTAAACCCTGCAGCACAACAGGAAAAGAGTAGTATTTATCAATAGCTGCAATTTCCTTGTTTTAAGTGAAGGAGAGCACcgtgctgtctgtctgactaGTAGTATTAAAAACTGACAGGAATCTGTAGACACAATTAAAAGCATAACATGTAACTGCAATTGTATCAAACACCAAGAATAAGAAAATCAAAACAGCATCAACAGTAATTACAAAAGACCTCTCAGTGCTGGTAACAAATGGACTATAGTCTCTAATCATCTTCTAAAAGGACTTCTCTTCTTTTCACTTGGACACTCGCAGGTGAGTGAGTGCACAGGACAGGAGTTTAAAATAAAGCTTTCCTTATTAGTCTAATCTTCCCTTAGATATGCactggcaagaaaaaaaaaataaaccacacactcacacgcgcgcacaagcgcgcacacacacacacacacacacacacacacacacacacacacacgcgcaaacTGAGCTTAATTGTATTCTATCAGAAAAGGACGCTCGGCTGCTCCAAGTGATGCACACATACACCCTAACACAAGTGTTTTACATCAGCATGTCTTTGCAGTTACACAACATGCTCACATTACAAGGTAAGGGCCTCGACAGTAAGACATCTAAAGTCAGACAGTGCGTGTAAAGGAGGTGGACACCTAGTTTCGTATGCACCAGTAAGGATTTAGTCTGTAAGATCTGGATTGTTGGAAAAACAGAAGCACCATTTTTCTTGCAGAATCTGGGTTggtaaacaaaacagaaatcaaaaaagaagaaacgataaaacatgaaaagtaaAGACAGTTCTAGTGCTGGAGTCTAGTTGTGTTCAAGCCACAGCACCTTGGTTTGTGTCATAAGGATTCAGGGGCTGTTGTGTCGCCATGTTGTTAGGCACCATCTGCGTGGAGAGGCTTCACTCTCCTTGGCCTCAAGCCTCCTGTTTAACAGGTCGAGTTTAAAGTCACAATGCAGCACCAAAACACCCCAACTCACTTATATATAgactcatatatatataaatatatatatagactgtatatagatacatttcttttaTACCTTTCTGTTTATGGAGAGATAAacaaggagaaacaaaaggaaGTTATGTACAAAAACAGTGTGTCTTGTTCACGAAAAGATAAGCTGCTCACTTTTGAGAGCAAAGCGGGCTGAACTATGTTTCCAACTGTGGCGTGAGAGGTCCTCATACCTGTTTACTCTGagccagcagctgcagagtcaaTTCATCTAATAGGTGGCACCTACAGTTGTATACCAGGCATTCAAAGAACCAGACAATAGCACATTAAATATGAGAAAGGAAATGCTGAGAAAATGCTATACAAATGTCCCTGTGTACAGCACCAAGTATTGgatttgtttttgatgttttcacTACAGAATAAATAAGATCAGGTACAGTCCAAATGTAGCACCATTGTTTTCAGACTGTGAGTCAAGTACACACACTGTTGCATTCTACAATGTCAACACAtttcaggataaaaaaaaaaaaaagaaaaacaaatacaaaggcAAATGGAGAGACTGACGGCATAAATATAATAATCTAAATTATACACAACTATACAGAATGAATCACATTCACAGTAC from Sparus aurata chromosome 11, fSpaAur1.1, whole genome shotgun sequence includes the following:
- the amh gene encoding LOW QUALITY PROTEIN: muellerian-inhibiting factor (The sequence of the model RefSeq protein was modified relative to this genomic sequence to represent the inferred CDS: deleted 2 bases in 1 codon), which encodes MLGVDVFYCGALMLCWTRLCVALHVSHGQPLIPPHDPEMTGDHYAASSTEAGDGLEIKNHVPHHAPCFVDDILAALREAVGSGGELTNRSLTLFGICTATDDPSGSVLFELTKEASRNGLEALHPAAVHLSEEDERGALKLTFDLPQSPSLEQKPVLLLAFKSPLSGGNLDFMFTSQLLQPNTQSVCISGETQYMMLTGKASEDNVHQNWRISADTKSPDMKQRLRDVLTGGKSGSSIGLIPLLLFSGGRGTDTRHTHGSGSSQTSSFLCELKRFLGDVTPRGQPESPPLQLTSLQSMPPLTLGVSSSDTLLAGLINSSALTIFSFSTCCSMSQVHRRELALSPALAEELRQRLEQTVMQITEVIREEDVGHRAAERLGRLRELSLSQGGTGNRTGESQYRAFLLLKALQTVARTYALKRGQRTARAGPSSPGGANICGLRSLTVSLERHLLAPNTANIDNCHGTCAVPLVNPTNHAVLLNSHIESERAASRSADERPPCCVPVAYEALEVVDFIEDLTQVRPFENVVVKECGCR